CGACAGGGATGCGATCATCTCGGCTATTGCGAGACCCGCTTCCACATCTCCGCCCACCGTATTCAAAATAATTAGCAGTCCTTTGATGTTTTTACTCTGCTCTGCAGCCACCAACTGAGGGATAATATGTTCATATTTCGTTGTTTTGTTATGAGGAGGGAGAACAAGATGCCCTTCTATTTGTCCTATTATGGTCATACAAAAAATATCGGGTTCTCCATTTGGAACTACGTTCTGTCCAAGCTCTTTGACTGCACCCAGTGTTGCAATTTCCCCATTCGGGATGTTCTCCGTTCTTACCGGAACAGGTATAGTTTCTCCACCCATTTGCTCATTAGATTGGGATCCCACATTATTGTTCATTGTTAAAAGCTCTCCCTTCCGCTTACAGCCATACCGCTGCAGCCTGCTGACTTTCCTTAGTATGACATCAGAGGGCGCAGCATTATTCAAGGTACGCAGAATATGTTGCCAGAGCTCAACACAAAAAGCCCCTTCACCGTCGGAAACCGTCCAATATTTCCGGGAGAAGAGACTTATTTGAGTAAACATATAATTTAGGAGGAGTTCTCCTTATACTTCCATAATAATCGGCAAAATCATCGGTCTGCGACGAGTTTGTTCATACAAGAATCGGCCCAGTGAATCTTTCACACTTGTTTTGAGGGATGCCCATTCGTTCACTTTCTCGCTCATAAGACGTTGAAGTGTACCGGAGACAATACGGTTCGCTTCGTCCAGAAGTCCTTCGGACTCACGTACATATACAAATCCACGAGAAATAATGTCTGGTCCTGAAACGATGGCTCCGTTCTGCTTGCTTAAGGTTACCACGACAACGAGAATACCATCTTGGGACAAAAGTTTACGGTCACGCAGTACGATGTTACCCACATCACCAACACCCAAGCCGTCAATAAGTACATTACCTGCAGTAACCTTACCAGCTCTGCGTGCAGCACCATTCGAAATTTCAATGACTTCGCCAAGCTCAGTAATGAATATGTTGCTTGGTTCCACACCAACGGATTCCGCCAATAATGCATGCTTGCGCTGCATCCGGTATTCACCGTGAATTGGAATGAAATATTTAGGTTTCATCAGGTTAAGCATCAGCTTCAATTCTTCCTGGCTACCATGACCGGAGACGTGAACGCCGGAATTGGATCCACTATAGATAACGTTGGCGCCCAAACGGAACAATTCATCAATCGTACGGCCTACATATTTCTCATTACCCGGTACTGGAGTTGCTGCAATAATAACAGTGTCTCCCGGCATAATATCAACTTTACGGTGGCTGGAGCGTGCCATACGTGTCAATGCAGACATTGGCTCGCCTTGACTGCCTGTGCAAAGAACGACTACACGGTTTGCCGCCATTCTGTTCATTTCTTCTGGCTCAATCAACATACCTTCCGGTACATTCAGATAGCCTAGCTCGGAAGCAATGGACACAACATTAACCATGCTGCGGCCGATAACTGTAATCTTGCGGCCTGTTGATTCAGCAGCATTTACTACTTGCTGAATACGGTGCACGTTGGATGCGAAGGTCGCTACAACGACACGTTGTTCAGCCTTGCGGAATATATCCTCGAGGACAATTCCTACATTTTTTTCTGATGGTGTGAAGCCTGGCTTCTCAGCGTTGGTGCTGTCAGACAAAAGTGCGAGTACACCTTTTGTGCCGATTTCAGCCATACGGTGCAGGTTTGCAAATTGGCCATTAACTGGGGTATGGTCAAATTTGAAGTCGCCCGTATGGACTACGTTGCCTTCAGGAGTTTCGATACATACTCCGACAGAGTCAGGAATACTGTGATTCGTTCTGAAGAACGTAGCTTTTAGAGAAGTTCCCAGTTGAATTTCCGAATCCTCATGAATCAAAATCCGTTTGGTATCTCCAAGCAAATTCGCTTCCTTCAGCTTGTTTTCCACAAGACCTAAAGTTAATCTTGTTCCGTATACTGGAACATTCAAATTCTTCAAGACGTAAGGCAGACCGCCAATGTGGTCTTCATGTCCATGCGTAAGCACGATGCCTCTTACCTTATCGCGATTTTCCGTCAAATACGAAATGTCAGGAATAACGATATCAATACCGAGCATATCCTCTTCAGGGAATTTAAGTCCTGAATCCACGACTACAATATCCGCTCCATATTGAATAACGTACATGTTCTTCCCGATTTCGCCGACTCCGCCCAAAGCGAATATCGTCAGTTTATCGTTGTTTGTTTTTTTGGACAAATGAATCTAACCCTCCTATGATGTTGGACGTCATACTATTATTTAAAACATTGAACTTCGTTATTTCAGCGGCGCTGAACACATTCTTCAAACTGCTTAAAGCTTCCGGAAGCAACGAGGAAATTCCGAAAGTCTGCATATTGGGCAATTCTAAAGCTCCCGATTTCGGGCAGTAATATCTTCTCAAGCCATAAATGCCGTCAAATTTCACCGCCGCGCCCCTCGCGCGAAACTATAGCATATAGTAGGCAGACTTATCCAGGGACCTATCCTGTCTCACAATGTAACACATTGACGGAAGATTATAGCATATTTAATTTTAACCGCACCCAGTCACTTATCCATATTATACATGATTTTTTTGTCAAAAGACAAGTCGTCCACTCCATATCATTATTATTCCCCCAAAAGCTGATCGTTATTTAAACAATTTATCTGCGTTATTACTTTTATTCAGGAACAACTACTTATGTAAATTATGACTCTGATTAAGGTAAAGATTCACAAAAAAAACCGATTCTCCTTAAAAAGAGATACCGGTTTTTATGGTGGATATTCCACTCAATCCTATGATTTCAAAAGTGCTTCTATAAACGCTGCTTCATCTTCAGTTGGGGAAATTAAGGGAAGTCTTACGGAACCAACCTTCAAGCCGCGCATCTCTAAGGCGTATTTAACAGCTGAGGGGTTCGGCAGCGGTTGCGGACATTCGAACAACCCTTTGAAAATAGGGAACAGCTTGCGGTGAATTTCCCCGGCTTTCCGAACATCACCGGAAATATAGGAACTGATCATCTCCGCCATCTGAGCTCCGACAATATGACTGGCTACACTGATAATCCCGTGGCCTCCCACAGCCAATGTTGGCAATGCAGCAGCATCGTCACCTGAGTAGACATGAAAATCCTGGGGACTGCCGGCAGCTATAAGGGTAACCTGATCCACCGACACACATTCCTTTGTTGCAACGATATTAGGAATTTGCGCCAAGCGTATCGTTGTAGCGGCACTCATGCACACACTGGTACGGCCCGGGACATTGTATAGAATGAGCGGGAGACGAGTCTCCGCCGCTATACCTGCAAAGTGCTGGTACAGTCCTTCCTGATTCGGCTTGTTGTAATAAGGAACAACCAGCAACGCTCCGTCCACTCCCAGCTTCTCTGCTTCTTTGGTGAGATGAATAGAGTGCCTTGTGCTGTTACTGCCCGTTCCTGCGATAACTTTACAACGTCCCCGTGCTTCTTCTTTTACATAAGCGAATAATTTAAGTTTCTCATCATCCGTCAAGGTTGGAGATTCCCCAGTCGTACCGCAGACGACCAGACCCTCTGTTTTCTGTTCCTCAACTAAATAATCTACAAGCCGAGAAGTTTCCTCCCAGTTGATTTCTCCTGCCTTGTCAAAAGGGGTGACCATGGCCGTAATTAATCTTCCGAAATCCACTTGAATTCCTCCTCCTAACGGTGAAGTTCAAACTTGGCATGCAGCGAACGCAGAGATTGCACCATATCCTCTTTTTTTACGAGTACCCAAATCGTGGTATTGGAATCTGCAGACTGCAAGATCTGGATGTTCTGAGAGCTTAGTGCCTCTACGACATGAGCCATGATCCCCGGAACCCCGTTAATCCCACCGCCAATTACAGATACCTTTGCACATCCCGATAAGCTCTTTGGACGAAGTCCAAGCTCTTGAAGTGCAGAGATTGCTTTTTCCGAGTTGTTATCGAATACCGTATACACTGCTCCTGTAGGAGTTACATTAATAAAATCAACACTGATGCCATTATCCGCCATACTTTTGAAAATTTGCAGTTGAACGCCATCCACATTTCCATCGGGGCAATCCACGGCGATTTGTGTAATATTGCTTACATAAGCTATGCCTGTAACAAAACGGTCTACAATTCCGCCGTTCTGCATATCATTAAATCCTTCCTGCAGGGTAACGAGCGTTCCTTCCCCTTCAGAGAACGTCGATCGTACACGCACCGGAATTTGTGCCTGCATCGCGATCTCAACCGCACGGGGATGGATTACCTTCGCTCCCTGATAAGCCATATTACAAATTTCGGTATAAGTCATATAAGCCAAAGGCTTCGCATCTTCTACAATACGGGGATCTGCTGTTAATATGCCATCCACATCCGTATAAATATCAACCATATCTGCGCGGAGTGCTGCACCTAATGCTGTCGCCGAGGTGTCGCTGCCTCCCCGACCGAGGGTTGTAAAGTCGCCCGCTTCAGTTTGACCCTGAAACCCTGTTACTATAACTACCTTATGCTCTCTCAGCTCACGCAAAATACGCTCAGGGCGCACATCAA
Above is a window of Paenibacillus wynnii DNA encoding:
- the dapG gene encoding aspartate kinase, which encodes MGILVQKFGGTSLSTPQAREHVIGHVKRELANGYSLVIVVSAMGRRGEPYATDTLLDWAVQNGNALPDREKDLLLCCGEIISATTLCSLLQMENIPSTVLTGAQAGFLTDSSYGNARILDVRPERILRELREHKVVIVTGFQGQTEAGDFTTLGRGGSDTSATALGAALRADMVDIYTDVDGILTADPRIVEDAKPLAYMTYTEICNMAYQGAKVIHPRAVEIAMQAQIPVRVRSTFSEGEGTLVTLQEGFNDMQNGGIVDRFVTGIAYVSNITQIAVDCPDGNVDGVQLQIFKSMADNGISVDFINVTPTGAVYTVFDNNSEKAISALQELGLRPKSLSGCAKVSVIGGGINGVPGIMAHVVEALSSQNIQILQSADSNTTIWVLVKKEDMVQSLRSLHAKFELHR
- the dapA gene encoding 4-hydroxy-tetrahydrodipicolinate synthase; translated protein: MDFGRLITAMVTPFDKAGEINWEETSRLVDYLVEEQKTEGLVVCGTTGESPTLTDDEKLKLFAYVKEEARGRCKVIAGTGSNSTRHSIHLTKEAEKLGVDGALLVVPYYNKPNQEGLYQHFAGIAAETRLPLILYNVPGRTSVCMSAATTIRLAQIPNIVATKECVSVDQVTLIAAGSPQDFHVYSGDDAAALPTLAVGGHGIISVASHIVGAQMAEMISSYISGDVRKAGEIHRKLFPIFKGLFECPQPLPNPSAVKYALEMRGLKVGSVRLPLISPTEDEAAFIEALLKS
- a CDS encoding ribonuclease J, whose product is MSKKTNNDKLTIFALGGVGEIGKNMYVIQYGADIVVVDSGLKFPEEDMLGIDIVIPDISYLTENRDKVRGIVLTHGHEDHIGGLPYVLKNLNVPVYGTRLTLGLVENKLKEANLLGDTKRILIHEDSEIQLGTSLKATFFRTNHSIPDSVGVCIETPEGNVVHTGDFKFDHTPVNGQFANLHRMAEIGTKGVLALLSDSTNAEKPGFTPSEKNVGIVLEDIFRKAEQRVVVATFASNVHRIQQVVNAAESTGRKITVIGRSMVNVVSIASELGYLNVPEGMLIEPEEMNRMAANRVVVLCTGSQGEPMSALTRMARSSHRKVDIMPGDTVIIAATPVPGNEKYVGRTIDELFRLGANVIYSGSNSGVHVSGHGSQEELKLMLNLMKPKYFIPIHGEYRMQRKHALLAESVGVEPSNIFITELGEVIEISNGAARRAGKVTAGNVLIDGLGVGDVGNIVLRDRKLLSQDGILVVVVTLSKQNGAIVSGPDIISRGFVYVRESEGLLDEANRIVSGTLQRLMSEKVNEWASLKTSVKDSLGRFLYEQTRRRPMILPIIMEV